From a single Paenibacillus sp. FSL R5-0345 genomic region:
- a CDS encoding TetR/AcrR family transcriptional regulator: MADKTYLDLRIRKTRKAIRNAFIDLLAEKELNKISINAITQKAEINRATFYLHYKDINDLIDSILDDLLADLKKILIDKFEESYKPGDELTSLILLLEHIAENSHMYKVLLVTKNIPYFTPKLMDLLYELILITTEQQSIQKTEDFLTVDTPSDIAAWYGTSAIIGTISMWLGNDMPYTPKYLAERIIQLNPFIPANNKKK, from the coding sequence ATGGCAGACAAAACATACTTAGATTTACGGATACGAAAAACAAGAAAAGCAATTCGGAATGCCTTTATAGATTTATTAGCAGAGAAAGAACTGAATAAGATTTCGATCAACGCTATTACGCAAAAGGCTGAAATCAATCGAGCTACATTTTATTTACATTACAAAGATATTAATGATTTGATTGATAGTATCTTGGATGACTTATTAGCAGATTTAAAGAAAATACTCATAGATAAATTTGAAGAATCCTATAAACCAGGGGATGAACTTACCTCGCTGATTTTATTGCTAGAGCATATTGCAGAGAATTCTCATATGTACAAGGTGTTGCTTGTAACCAAAAACATTCCTTATTTCACACCAAAATTGATGGATCTTTTATATGAATTGATATTAATAACAACAGAACAACAATCGATTCAAAAAACAGAAGATTTCTTAACCGTAGATACTCCTTCTGATATCGCAGCTTGGTATGGAACATCTGCAATCATTGGTACAATTTCCATGTGGCTTGGCAATGATATGCCCTATACCCCTAAATATTTAGCAGAGCGAATTATACAGTTAAATCCATTTATCCCTGCAAATAATAAAAAGAAATAG